Proteins encoded in a region of the Methylosinus trichosporium OB3b genome:
- a CDS encoding glycosyltransferase family 4 protein codes for MTLDGATRPKLLIVTDDANMGGTYRVAEQLVAGVAASFDLRFACSFEAKNAASLERMGRDGVALFDYRASERNPQRSAFAFEDAQRLLDAADPDVIALVEGGEIWSFSALKQVAAARGIPYVVSINLLTDECVRRYAELHGKAIETLRAAQAIVFVSQASRRRFEALLPRIDTPKHVVLNSRPARYFAIGDADTRRSARASLGLREDETAFLCAARIEPRKGQALCLEALERLREQGRLSGLRVVLAGGGDVEALHRSIASKRLGEHVLTLGARDDVPSLLEACDAFVLPSYSEGMPLSIIEAMAKGRAVIATAVDGVPEQLDRLSGILLPAPSLARDECVAALADAMAALRVDPRTREDMGRCARLRALELFDETRMIDEYRAILSNAASRARGGRRLSALRALLSSREAVSSRERQSLRGRAPRLPKLAQWGDESARREIARLRAMRRDLRDGFAPGSQIELGDPAQCWNVAHDGWDVAEDDGVWNDGGVSILRLRLRRPMRRLRLQFDLTPFSPEGRRQETDVFCGGALVASWRFDTQVRERRGVDIRRRESGRILELRFVHKTCVSPRAAGLSYDARELAIFLHRIEILAIPLSERLHEMFRLDADVMAARHEAERAPAE; via the coding sequence ATGACCCTGGATGGCGCCACACGACCGAAGCTGCTGATCGTCACGGACGACGCCAATATGGGGGGAACCTATCGCGTCGCCGAGCAGCTCGTCGCCGGCGTCGCGGCGAGCTTCGATCTTCGCTTCGCCTGTTCTTTCGAGGCGAAGAATGCGGCGTCGCTCGAAAGAATGGGACGCGACGGCGTCGCGCTGTTCGATTACCGCGCCAGCGAGCGCAATCCGCAGCGCTCCGCTTTCGCCTTCGAGGACGCGCAGCGACTGCTCGACGCGGCCGATCCGGATGTGATCGCGCTCGTCGAAGGCGGCGAGATCTGGTCGTTCTCGGCGCTGAAGCAGGTCGCCGCGGCGCGCGGCATTCCTTATGTCGTGTCGATCAATTTGCTCACCGACGAGTGCGTGCGGCGCTACGCCGAGTTGCACGGGAAAGCGATCGAGACGCTGCGCGCGGCGCAGGCCATCGTGTTCGTATCGCAGGCGAGCCGTCGTCGTTTCGAAGCGCTGCTGCCTCGTATCGACACGCCGAAACATGTCGTCCTCAACAGCCGTCCGGCGCGCTATTTCGCGATCGGCGACGCCGATACGCGGCGGAGCGCACGCGCGTCGCTCGGCCTGCGCGAGGACGAGACCGCGTTTCTCTGCGCCGCGCGCATAGAGCCGCGCAAAGGGCAGGCGCTCTGCCTCGAGGCGTTGGAGCGGCTGCGCGAGCAAGGACGATTGTCGGGCCTGCGTGTCGTGCTGGCCGGGGGCGGCGACGTGGAGGCGCTGCATCGCTCCATCGCGTCGAAGCGGCTCGGCGAGCATGTGCTGACGCTCGGCGCGCGCGACGATGTGCCGAGTCTGCTCGAAGCCTGCGACGCTTTTGTCCTGCCCTCCTATTCGGAAGGAATGCCGCTGTCGATCATCGAGGCGATGGCGAAGGGGCGCGCAGTGATCGCGACGGCGGTCGACGGCGTTCCCGAGCAGCTCGATCGTCTGTCGGGGATTCTGCTGCCGGCGCCGTCTCTCGCGCGCGACGAGTGTGTCGCTGCGCTCGCCGACGCCATGGCGGCGCTGCGCGTTGATCCGCGCACGCGGGAGGATATGGGCCGCTGCGCGCGGCTGCGCGCGCTCGAGTTGTTCGATGAAACGCGCATGATCGACGAATATCGGGCGATCCTCTCGAACGCCGCTTCGCGCGCTCGGGGAGGGCGGCGGCTCTCTGCGCTACGCGCTCTTCTTTCGTCGCGCGAGGCCGTGAGCAGCCGCGAGCGCCAATCGCTGCGTGGACGTGCGCCGCGCTTGCCGAAGCTCGCGCAATGGGGAGACGAGAGCGCGCGGCGGGAGATTGCGCGACTGCGGGCGATGCGGCGCGATCTGCGCGATGGCTTCGCCCCCGGCTCGCAGATCGAGCTCGGCGATCCGGCGCAATGTTGGAACGTGGCGCATGATGGTTGGGACGTCGCCGAGGATGACGGCGTCTGGAACGACGGCGGGGTTTCCATCCTTCGGCTGCGCTTGCGCCGCCCGATGCGCCGGCTGCGTCTCCAATTCGATCTCACGCCTTTCTCGCCGGAGGGGCGACGGCAGGAGACGGATGTGTTCTGCGGCGGCGCGCTCGTCGCGAGCTGGCGCTTCGACACGCAGGTCCGGGAGCGCCGCGGCGTCGACATTCGTCGGCGGGAGAGCGGTCGGATATTGGAGCTGCGCTTCGTTCACAAGACGTGCGTTTCGCCGCGCGCGGCCGGTTTGTCGTATGACGCGCGTGAGCTGGCGATATTCCTGCACCGCATCGAGATCCTGGCTATCCCGTTGAGTGAGCGTCTGCACGAGATGTTCCGTCTCGACGCGGACGTCATGGCCGCTCGGCATGAGGCAGAGCGCGCGCCGGCGGAATGA
- a CDS encoding glycosyltransferase family 4 protein: MNARTINSYIACQLHKEIGELEASVAGLQRERDNCLSRRLAAFKERLARRGRPAPPVRRDAAPPQGGDIRKHRVAQPGERLLIDMTNTIACDFVSGIQRVVRRLAAESTATGAGLPVVLEDGELYACAEGKRRDRVELAAGDKFIMADASWHDLRGCRKAMEHVSRRGGSNVLVLHDIHPLLYPGLFHPENVETFSTWFDSAAIASDALIAVSRSSAEEFLGYAIANGTSVNPEMRIGWSHPGADVDAETEAGASFEAAAICASATPFFLSVGTLEPKKGYPIALDAFERAWSSGVDARYVIVGRRGWNTRALERRILSHPEFGRRLFWFDRAGGADLAYLYRHAHRLVAASVAEGFGLPLIEAAHFGLPSIASDIPVFREVGGDAAVYFDVTDSASLSMRIREACVRRPAPVALPRRRSWREAATELFARIRNEDYQFGSFAWRLAGSVGQDGAERARTLRAVS; encoded by the coding sequence ATGAACGCCCGCACCATAAATTCGTACATCGCTTGCCAATTGCACAAGGAGATCGGCGAACTCGAGGCGAGCGTCGCCGGATTGCAGCGCGAGCGCGACAATTGCCTCTCGCGACGGCTCGCAGCTTTCAAAGAGCGCCTCGCACGCCGAGGACGTCCGGCGCCTCCCGTTCGACGCGACGCTGCGCCGCCGCAGGGCGGCGACATTCGCAAGCATCGCGTGGCGCAGCCGGGCGAGCGTCTGCTCATCGATATGACCAATACGATCGCCTGCGATTTCGTCAGCGGCATTCAACGCGTGGTGCGTCGTCTCGCCGCCGAATCGACAGCGACGGGCGCGGGTCTGCCGGTGGTGCTGGAGGACGGCGAGCTATATGCCTGCGCCGAGGGAAAGCGTCGCGACAGGGTCGAGCTCGCGGCGGGCGACAAATTCATCATGGCCGATGCGAGCTGGCACGATCTGCGCGGTTGCCGCAAGGCGATGGAGCATGTCTCGCGCCGGGGCGGCTCCAATGTGCTCGTGCTGCACGACATTCATCCGCTGCTCTATCCGGGTTTGTTTCATCCGGAGAATGTCGAGACGTTTTCCACTTGGTTCGATTCGGCGGCGATCGCGAGCGACGCGTTGATCGCCGTGTCGCGCAGCTCCGCGGAGGAGTTTCTCGGCTATGCGATCGCGAACGGAACGAGCGTCAATCCCGAGATGCGCATCGGATGGAGCCATCCGGGAGCCGATGTCGACGCCGAGACCGAGGCCGGCGCCTCATTCGAGGCGGCCGCGATTTGCGCGAGCGCGACTCCGTTCTTCTTGAGCGTCGGCACGCTGGAGCCGAAGAAGGGCTATCCGATCGCGCTCGACGCTTTCGAGCGCGCTTGGTCGAGCGGGGTCGACGCGCGTTATGTGATCGTCGGGCGTCGCGGCTGGAACACGCGCGCGCTCGAGCGGCGCATTCTGTCGCATCCCGAATTCGGCCGGCGCTTGTTCTGGTTCGATCGAGCAGGAGGCGCCGACCTCGCTTATCTCTATCGCCATGCGCATCGCCTCGTCGCCGCATCGGTCGCCGAAGGCTTCGGCCTGCCGCTGATCGAGGCGGCGCATTTCGGCCTTCCATCGATCGCCAGCGATATTCCGGTGTTTCGCGAGGTCGGCGGCGATGCGGCCGTCTATTTCGACGTGACCGACAGCGCCAGTCTGTCGATGCGCATTCGCGAGGCTTGCGTTCGGCGCCCGGCGCCCGTCGCGCTGCCGCGGCGGCGGAGCTGGCGCGAGGCGGCGACTGAATTATTCGCACGCATCCGTAACGAAGATTACCAATTCGGCTCTTTTGCATGGCGCCTCGCCGGCTCCGTCGGACAGGACGGCGCCGAGCGCGCTCGCACCCTGCGCGCCGTGTCGTGA
- a CDS encoding PIG-L deacetylase family protein encodes MPSCAAPVLTTDPEPRAGDADRLLRKLAETLSPAKIDAHEVAIVIAHPDDETIGCGASLSRLAGASIILATDGAPRNGVDAARAGFASSVEYGAARSRELRAALAAAGVDASRIIALGVADQDVCASLAPIARRLASIFESLDIRVVLTHAYEGGHPDHDGVAFCVAAAARLLGAHGPKIIEMPFYHLADDGVSLATQRFCDGEDDVVLELTSPDRRMKAAMMAAHSTQAETLRAFGCEAERFRRAKAHDFHALPNGGRIFYSTFDCGFSASDWPAAARAALQRIGLERAPRKWFSFA; translated from the coding sequence ATGCCGAGCTGCGCCGCGCCCGTCCTGACGACCGACCCGGAGCCCAGAGCGGGCGACGCCGACCGGCTTCTGCGCAAGCTCGCCGAAACCCTGTCCCCAGCGAAGATCGACGCGCATGAGGTCGCGATCGTCATCGCGCATCCTGACGACGAGACGATCGGCTGCGGCGCGAGCCTGTCGCGACTCGCAGGCGCATCGATCATCCTGGCCACGGATGGCGCGCCGCGCAACGGCGTGGACGCGGCGCGCGCCGGCTTCGCGTCATCGGTGGAATATGGCGCGGCGCGATCACGGGAGCTGCGCGCCGCGCTCGCGGCGGCTGGCGTCGACGCCAGCCGCATCATTGCGCTCGGCGTCGCCGATCAGGACGTCTGCGCGTCGCTCGCGCCGATCGCGCGTCGACTCGCTTCGATTTTCGAGAGTCTCGACATTCGCGTCGTGCTCACGCATGCGTATGAAGGCGGGCATCCGGATCATGACGGTGTCGCCTTTTGCGTCGCGGCCGCCGCGCGTCTGCTCGGCGCGCACGGGCCAAAGATCATCGAAATGCCCTTCTATCATCTCGCGGACGATGGCGTGTCTCTGGCGACGCAGCGCTTCTGCGACGGAGAGGACGATGTCGTTCTCGAGCTGACGTCGCCCGATCGGCGCATGAAGGCGGCGATGATGGCCGCTCATTCGACTCAGGCGGAGACGCTGCGCGCCTTCGGCTGCGAGGCCGAGCGCTTCCGTCGCGCCAAGGCGCATGATTTTCATGCGCTTCCGAACGGCGGACGGATATTCTATTCGACATTCGACTGTGGGTTCTCTGCATCCGATTGGCCCGCGGCGGCGCGCGCGGCGCTGCAGCGCATCGGTCTCGAGCGCGCGCCGCGCAAATGGTTTTCGTTCGCGTAA
- the bcsS gene encoding cellulose biosynthesis protein BcsS, translated as MKRICRGALPFCACMASLGVNAADSLLPPPPAPAIPPTIEITSYSTATTRRIWDQYLEGTFALQSNLEESGFRTRLGLGFGRYDYPIAGEDADVPFSDVGLPGIREFGKVSGRYQEGAFLFGYEFVTDRYSVLALIGGGVVHQGLSQPDPENPARGTRWGFNVALQVDANPTDQTMFYGYGAYSTAFQTSYVDVRPGYLIFEHFNLGSFFSATNIYVGPQGVLETNARDYMWKAGAHLTISEMGPFHTTIAGGYAYDQYNKSGAYGLIETSVRF; from the coding sequence GTGAAGCGCATTTGCCGCGGGGCATTGCCGTTCTGCGCCTGCATGGCGAGCCTCGGCGTGAACGCCGCCGATTCCCTCCTGCCGCCGCCGCCTGCGCCGGCCATTCCCCCCACGATCGAGATCACCTCCTATTCGACGGCGACGACCCGACGCATCTGGGATCAATATCTCGAAGGCACTTTCGCACTGCAGAGCAATCTCGAGGAATCGGGATTTCGCACGCGCCTCGGCCTCGGCTTCGGACGCTATGATTATCCGATCGCCGGGGAGGATGCGGATGTTCCCTTCAGCGACGTCGGCCTTCCGGGGATCAGGGAATTCGGCAAGGTCTCGGGTCGCTATCAGGAAGGCGCCTTTCTCTTCGGCTATGAATTCGTCACCGATCGCTACTCCGTGCTCGCCCTCATCGGCGGCGGCGTGGTGCATCAGGGCCTGTCGCAGCCGGATCCGGAAAACCCGGCGCGCGGCACACGATGGGGATTCAATGTCGCGCTGCAGGTCGACGCCAATCCGACCGATCAGACCATGTTCTATGGCTATGGCGCCTATAGCACGGCGTTCCAGACCAGCTATGTCGACGTCAGGCCCGGCTATCTCATCTTCGAGCATTTCAATCTCGGCAGCTTCTTCTCGGCGACGAACATCTATGTCGGACCGCAGGGCGTGCTGGAGACCAACGCCCGCGATTACATGTGGAAAGCGGGCGCGCATCTGACGATCTCCGAAATGGGTCCGTTCCATACGACCATCGCCGGCGGCTACGCCTATGATCAATACAACAAGTCCGGGGCCTATGGCCTCATCGAGACATCCGTGCGCTTTTGA